One Chitinivibrionales bacterium genomic region harbors:
- a CDS encoding amylo-alpha-1,6-glucosidase yields the protein MKFLTFSSSTVAMILSISLSLPAGAENFVFTSGISKYDNPFKNAKANIDTNTVQSADGSTVFNAGAFWAEVWERDGSYSIEMACGHLDPVTSKNTFNYNTAQWNGLTVQRQDVCGHFGGWPNLTDGIVWATGAWAYYRETGDQSFLSWAYPIVRNSLAMAETPGAGGWVVLDKTDSLYRGCSSFMESNSAYPPPFAGNQNYSDLTKPAVGNTKCGSTNMLYYHAWVVADSMAKLLGKPQATLDSLSARALTIKNAINKQLWNPAKGYYYYIKYQDGKTFLDRNEGLADAFAILYDIADSSMKESILSNTVPCAWGYRCQYPQDTNWMCYAKGCPTAQDADYYHTGMVWPFVQGYIAWAATKIKNMAAFTNCIDKLAQLWAHTQGGEFLEFYRPEQGTPDGGHRQLWSASGYISMVFHGLFGMNFDVDGIRFDPMVPDTFKNAMTLDNFIYRKDTLNMTVTGPGKYLASFTLDGAPHEPFFSGGLAGKHTIVMNMSNTPVAVASPLCGLSSAGNGGMKITASSARSTSLTFGSCKNVKAAIFLLDGRCAGEFTSGNGSIVIARQILKPGAYIIKWNSGAIGGMQKVLLK from the coding sequence ATGAAATTCTTAACTTTTTCTTCGTCAACCGTCGCAATGATACTGTCAATAAGTCTTTCTCTTCCGGCCGGTGCGGAAAATTTCGTCTTTACTTCAGGCATTTCCAAGTACGACAACCCGTTCAAGAACGCCAAGGCGAACATCGACACCAACACGGTGCAATCGGCCGACGGCAGCACCGTGTTCAACGCGGGCGCGTTCTGGGCGGAGGTCTGGGAGCGCGACGGCTCCTATTCCATCGAGATGGCGTGCGGGCACCTCGATCCGGTGACGTCGAAGAACACCTTCAACTACAACACGGCGCAGTGGAACGGCCTCACCGTGCAGCGCCAGGACGTATGCGGACACTTCGGAGGGTGGCCGAACCTCACCGACGGCATCGTGTGGGCGACCGGCGCCTGGGCCTATTACCGGGAGACCGGCGACCAAAGCTTCCTCTCGTGGGCGTATCCCATCGTGCGCAACTCGCTTGCCATGGCGGAGACACCCGGCGCCGGCGGGTGGGTGGTGCTTGACAAGACAGACAGCCTGTACCGCGGCTGCTCGTCGTTCATGGAATCGAACAGCGCGTATCCGCCGCCGTTCGCGGGCAACCAGAACTATTCCGACCTCACCAAGCCCGCGGTGGGCAACACCAAGTGCGGCAGCACGAACATGCTGTATTACCATGCCTGGGTCGTGGCCGATTCCATGGCAAAGCTGCTCGGAAAGCCACAGGCCACGCTCGATTCCCTCAGCGCAAGGGCATTGACGATCAAGAACGCGATCAACAAACAATTATGGAACCCGGCCAAGGGATACTACTATTACATCAAGTACCAGGACGGCAAGACGTTTCTCGACAGGAACGAAGGCCTCGCCGACGCGTTCGCGATCCTCTACGACATCGCCGATTCGTCAATGAAGGAGAGCATCCTGAGCAACACCGTTCCCTGCGCATGGGGTTACCGCTGCCAGTATCCGCAGGACACCAACTGGATGTGCTACGCCAAGGGGTGCCCCACGGCCCAGGACGCCGACTATTACCATACGGGAATGGTGTGGCCGTTCGTGCAGGGCTACATCGCCTGGGCCGCGACGAAGATCAAAAACATGGCAGCCTTCACAAACTGCATCGACAAGCTGGCGCAGCTCTGGGCCCACACGCAGGGCGGGGAGTTCCTGGAATTCTACCGCCCCGAGCAGGGCACGCCCGACGGCGGCCATCGCCAGCTCTGGAGCGCGTCGGGATACATCTCCATGGTGTTCCACGGGCTGTTCGGCATGAATTTCGACGTTGACGGCATCCGGTTCGACCCCATGGTGCCCGACACGTTCAAGAACGCGATGACCCTGGACAACTTCATTTACCGGAAGGACACGCTCAATATGACAGTCACGGGACCGGGAAAATACCTGGCATCGTTCACGCTCGACGGCGCGCCCCATGAGCCGTTCTTCTCCGGCGGCCTCGCGGGAAAACATACCATCGTGATGAACATGTCGAATACGCCGGTTGCGGTGGCAAGTCCATTGTGCGGTTTAAGTTCTGCGGGAAACGGCGGGATGAAGATAACCGCGAGTTCCGCTCGGTCAACAAGTTTGACTTTCGGCTCATGTAAAAATGTGAAGGCGGCGATATTCTTGCTTGACGGAAGGTGCGCGGGCGAATTTACATCGGGAAATGGCAGCATTGTCATAGCAAGACAAATCTTGAAACCGGGCGCTTATATCATCAAGTGGAATTCCGGAGCAATCGGCGGCATGCAGAAGGTTCTGCTTAAATAA